In the Drosophila biarmipes strain raj3 chromosome X, RU_DBia_V1.1, whole genome shotgun sequence genome, one interval contains:
- the LOC127010931 gene encoding heat shock protein 60A-like gives MPCMTIAKNAGVDGAMVVAKVETQSGDYGYDALKGEYGNLIEKGIIDPTKVVRTAITDASGVASLLTTAEAVVTEIPKEDGPAGGMPGMGGMGGMGGMGGMGGMM, from the coding sequence ATGCCCTGCATGACCATTGCCAAGAACGCCGGCGTGGATGGCGCCATGGTGGTGGCCAAGGTGGAGACCCAGAGCGGCGACTACGGCTACGATGCGCTGAAGGGCGAGTACGGCAACCTGATCGAGAAGGGCATCATCGATCCCACCAAGGTGGTGCGCACCGCCATCACGGACGCCTCGGGCGTGGCCTCTCTGCTGACCACCGCCGAGGCTGTGGTGACCGAGATCCCCAAGGAGGATGGCCCCGCCGGCGGCATGCCGGGCATGGGTGGTATGGGCGGCATGGGAGGCATGGGCGGCATGGGTGGCATGATGTAA
- the LOC108021997 gene encoding uncharacterized protein LOC108021997 has translation MATPRSILFSGNPDGDFEGLIGAINKLVLKGYQLIDLVLNRTETHYDTTMVAGLVSLAVVIGAGVLLTIMHRQKYQSIVNGAPILKGDEIVPNLNCDETTEDEETEDSGEADEGEADEEGESDTLVSEDYLDESVSDEATDGSEELELENLQIAKVPPLDISQFDEPDDAAVPVPSRPKSPLKSSGIKPVATMYSKEESYKVIPVREASPMEPLNKVMTSSALANLNRRAPTPAPKPAPLKRVRI, from the exons ATGGCAACACCTCGCTCAATTTTATTCTCGGGCAATCCTGATGGAGATTTTG agGGCTTAATTGGAGCTATAAACAAGCTGGTTCTGAAGGGATATCAGCTCATCGATTTGGTGCTCAATCGCACAGAGACCCATTACGACACCACCATGGTGGCTGGACTGGTCAGCCTTGCCGTTGTCATCGGAGCAGGCGTCTTGCTTACCATCATGCATCGTCAGAAGTACCAG AGCATCGTTAACGGCGCCCCCATTTTGAAAGGCGATGAGATTGTGCCGAACCTCAACTGCGATGAGACCACCGAGGACGAGGAGACCGAGGACAGTGGCGAGGCCGATGAGGGCGAAGCCGATGAGGAGGGCGAGTCCGATACTCTGGTTAGCGAGGATTACCTGGACGAGTCCGTGTCGGATGAGGCCACCGATGGCTccgaggagctggagctggagaatCTCCAGATTGCCAAGGTGCCACCACTCGACATCTCCCAGTTCGATGAGCCTGACGATGCTGCCGTGCCAGTGCCATCCAGGCCCAAGAGCCCGTTGAAGAGTTCGGGCATCAAGCCCGTGGCCACCATGTACAGCAAGGAGGAGAGCTACAAGGTGATCCCCGTCAGGGAGGCTTCCCCCATGGAGCCGCTCAACAAGGTGATGACTTCAAGTGCCCTGGCCAACCTGAACCGCCGGGCTCCCACTCCGGCTCCCAAGCCTGCTCCTCTCAAGCGAGTACGAATCTAG
- the LOC108021986 gene encoding uncharacterized protein LOC108021986 isoform X1, with translation MPNTERPRARPKLRNRSRLRDRSSTPDEALENHLQKLFEEQEILHNLLVSHRPVVKSQLEDLGGESNYEFDTPDEEPEEEKVPNLKEPIEEEPDLNNEPEHVILAEDVDDSSPPKFEDIPLLPPRMYPYRKKHISSVIPIPKSVGKCTPPKLSGQGFDPPFLYPEFVAKNEGSRVKYIFTLVDGLVMQMERFLKLSERSVGEGALKKPSTGTVPKCKSQNQLNMDRVGQAKYTITVNPRSREPKPHSQSKDHRSTKKREQSHSQMSRISSEPDFDLDCEFGMEHIEKFRANRVRHEFPKGRGSEYGPEKPTDTTDAAREVCADAGVYSASITLPTMENEFSLLAIYQAANAKALKKQRKRQRRDDNVTPRPGTPMTRPCSPIEEGSPRSAGQGTFYEIFAGHRDPDQPESSILAPWRLLKAKGPPPLEDWQVEIVRFMRKYNREKKRRQRLAENNEEVEVTPRKSKSLTKLLKKLEKSRKDFEQKYSDPPNDGRKLRKLRKQTKFYKAHKRQREWLKLSRQYKRLQYLYLFKKEDLFKPDGRVVKEQASRLSIWPQKPITPRPMPRVETPKLPTNVWPADMEPDANAEVPEQVDRGQRLKNLLMDGVRLKRQEKLRHLVAPVDPLKAVYVPLLRRRTKLLYLNHSEGKMEGELQIDPDSPRSFYSTSTGLSARKGCSTRRSSFSTLSSFSCSKSMASVSTLFYDAKLPPQDVQTVDGALQKGNITCDVKTATGLPLSEAGNVPEIEEKKRAATGGYREAKKESPGYTEVPLERYSDFRRYYDIDAVSLQILHWMSRMKPKRSKPPIEGLARIAKYMDHFYWNRLLRDELFFHWFVNEGFFAAHYLTALKEAQELELLANDQLDEQIFEYMEQVNKPDGRPLPLTWQMGYVMVTSYFRVLHCRASSKKRQVEDRFLLRCRMAIVVVEHFQEEQGRRVMKDAVNCRRLLEWAFRHEGRLVRVCDEPLAYAEERAGIDTCLVMRTPNLESFNEFYYRRVMPRPDALAINPLLNKIRRYPNRGRLQLHEFDCPVQGCGTGLNSRVLMSHFLTDHCRRLEELWLSDRMVLMFYPSSYPPTTIYCICVIALLMKMPSKATPVPRIILNEELPSKYLYFAEHAPCLLMYAQVQRSTVEATAVQKLPPAAGPWEVGEGQKNTIYIFWLAIPDCNLKNVCCRVYIYCQDRSLRGRSLLDFTNMSKFKGVADLFINHPKNYLAIDYPTMASLTKDFTEMLFIEVRYVNKLVDDPEDSGDETFDV, from the exons CAGAACATGTAATCCTGGCCGAGGATGTGGACGACTCGAGTCCTCCGAAGTTCGAGGATATTCCGCTTCTGCCGCCGCGAATGTATCCGTATCGCAAGAAGCACATCTCGAGTGTGATCCCAATACCGAAATCGGTGGGCAAATGCACTCCACCCAAGCTCTCAGGCCAGGGCTTCGATCCGCCCTTCCTATATCCCGAGTTCGTTGCCAAAAATGAGGGAAGTCGTGTCAAGT ACATCTTCACCTTGGTGGATGGTTTGGTGATGCAAATGGAGCGTTTTCTTAAGCTGAGCGAGCGTTCGGTTGGCGAAGGAGCCCTGAAAAAGCCTTCCACAGGCACTGTTCCCAAGTGTAAGTCTCAAAACCAGTTGAACATGGATCGAGTGGGCCAGGCCAAGTACACGATAACTGTCAATCCCCGTTCGAGGGAGCCAAAGCCACACAGTCAGTCCA AGGATCATCGTTCGACCAAAAAAAGAGAGCAGTCGCATAGCCAAATGTCGAGAATAAGTTCTGAGCCGGATTTCGATTTGGATTGCGAGTTCGGCATGGAGCACATCGAGAAATTTCGAGCCAACCGGGTTCGTCATGAGTTCCCCAAAGGACGTGGTAGTGAATATGGTCCGGAGAAACCAACTGATACTACCGATGCTGCACGGGAAGTGTGTGCAGATGCTGGAG TATATTCAGCAAGCATCACCCTGCCGACAATGGAGAATGAGTTTTCGCTGCTCGCCATCTACCAAGCGGCCAATGCCAAGGCCCTCAAGAAGCAGAGGAAACGCCAGAGAAGGGATGACAATGTCACCCCACGACCTGGTACACCCATGACACGTCCTTGTTCGCCCATCGAGGAGGGCTCTCCCCGGTCTGCGGGCCAGGGCACGTTCTATGAAATATTCGCCGGTCACAGGGATCCCGATCAGCCCGAATCGAGCATCCTCGCGCCCTGGCGACTTCTGAAAGCCAAAG GACCTCCGCCTTTGGAGGACTGGCAAGTGGAAATCGTTAGGTTTATGAGAAAGTATAATAGGGAAAAGAAGCGGAGGCAAAGGTTGGCGGAAAATAACGAGGAGGTGGAAGTAACGCCTAGGAAATCGAAATCCTTGACGAAACTCCTAAAAAAATTGGAGAAGTCCAGGAAGGACTTTGAACAAAAATACTCCGACCCGCCCAATGATGGGAGGAAGCTGAGGAAGCTGAGGAAGCAAACCAAGTTCTATAAGGCCCACAAGAGGCAAAGGGAGTGGCTTAAGTTGTCACGGCAATACAAGCGACTTCAGTACTTGTACCTCTTCAAGAAGGAGGATCTCTTCAAGCCCGATGGTAGGGTGGTGAAGGAGCAGGCATCTAGGCTAAGTATTTGGCCCCAAAAACCCATCACCCCCCGACCCATGCCCAGAGTTGAGACACCCAAACTTCCCACTAATGTTTGGCCAGCTGATATGGAACCCGACGCGAACGCAGAAGTCCCCGAGCAGGTGGACCGGGGCCAGAGGTTGAAGAATCTCCTCATGGATGGGGTACGCCTGAAGCGGCAGGAGAAGCTGCGTCACCTGGTGGCACCCGTAGATCCCCTCAAAGCCGTCTACGTGCCCCTGCTCCGGAGGCGAACTAAGCTTCTGTACTTAAACCACTCGGAGGGGAAGATGGAAGGGGAGTTGCAAATAGATCCGGACAGTCCCAGGAGCTTCTATTCCACTTCCACGGGTCTCAGTGCCCGGAAAGGCTGTAGCACCCGCAGGAGCAGTTTTAGCACCCTCTCCAGCTTCAGTTGCTCCAAGTCCATGGCCTCGGTGAGCACCCTCTTCTACGATGCCAAGCTGCCACCACAAGATGTGCAGACCGTGGATGGGGCCCTCCAGAAAGGGAACATTACGTGCGATGTGAAGACAGCTACTGGCTTGCCTCTCTCTGAAGCTGGAAATGTACCAGAAATCGAGGAAAAGAAACGCGCAGCCACAGGGGGCTACAGGGAGGCTAAAAAAGAGTCACCTGGGTATACGGAAGTGCCACTCGAACGGTATTCCGATTTCAGGCGGTACTACGACATAGATGCCGTCTCCCTGCAGATACTGCATTGGATGTCTAGGATGAAACCCAAGCGAAGCAAGCCACCCATCGAGGGTCTGGCCAGGATCGCGAAGTACATGGATCATTTCTACTGGAATCGCTTGCTGCGCGACGAGCTCTTCTTCCATTGGTTCGTCAACGAGGGCTTCTTTGCGGCCCACTATCTCACTGCGCTGAAGGAGGcccaggagctggagctgctggCCAACGACCAGCTGGATGAGCAGATCTTCGAGTACATGGAACAAGTGAATAAGCCGGATGGGAGGCCACTCCCACTGACCTGGCAGATGGGCTATGTGATGGTGACCTCCTATTTCCGGGTGCTCCACTGCAGAGCCAGCTCGAAGAAGAGACAGGTGGAGGATAGATTCCTGCTCAGATGCCGCATGGCCATCGTGGTGGTGGAGCACTTTCAGGAGGAGCAGGGCCGGCGGGTGATGAAGGATGCGGTCAACTGCCGGCGACTGCTGGAGTGGGCCTTCCGGCACGAGGGCCGGCTTGTCCGGGTGTGCGACGAGCCGCTGGCCTATGCCGAGGAGCGGGCCGGCATCGACACCTGCCTGGTGATGCGCACCCCCAACCTAGAGTCCTTCAACGAGTTCTACTACCGCCGGGTGATGCCCCGACCCGATGCCCTGGCCATCAATCCGCTGCTCAACAAGATCCGGCGTTATCCGAACCGAGGACGCCTGCAGCTGCACGAGTTCGATTGCCCCGTGCAGGGCTGTGGCACGGGCCTGAACTCCAGGGTGCTGATGTCCCACTTCCTCACCGACCACTGCCGCCGCCTGGAGGAGCTCTGGCTCTCGGACCGCATGGTGCTGATGTTCTATCCCAGCTCCTATCCACCCACGACGATCTACTGCATCTGCGTGATCGCTTTGCTGATGAAAATGCCCAGCAAGGCGACGCCGGTGCCCAGGATCATACTCAATGAGGAGTTGCCCTCGAAGTACCTGTATTTCGCCGAGCATGCACCCTGCCTCCTGATGTACGCCCAGGTGCAGAGGTCAACGGTGGAGGCCACGGCGGTTCAGAAGCTGCCGCCGGCGGCGGGTCCATGGGAAGTCGGCGAGGGGCAAAAGAACACCATCTACATCTTCTGGCTGGCCATTCCGGACTGCAATCTCAAGAATGTGTGCTGTCGCGTGTACATCTATTGCCAGGATCGCAGTCTCCGGGGCAGGTCTCTCTTGGATTTCACGAATATGTCCAAGTTCAAGGGCGTGGCCGACCTGTTCATCAACCATCCGAAGAACTATCTGGCCATCGATTATCCCACCATGGCCTCGCTGACGAAGGACTTCACGGAGATGCTCTTCATCGAAGTGCGCTATGTCAATAAGTTGGTGGACGATCCCGAGGACTCTGGGGATGAGACCTTTGATGTTTAG
- the LOC108021986 gene encoding uncharacterized protein LOC108021986 isoform X2 → MPNTERPRARPKLRNRSRLRDRSSTPDEALENHLQKLFEEQEILHNLLVSHRPVVKSQLEDLGGESNYEFDTPDEEPEEEKVPNLKEPIEEEPDLNNEPEHVILAEDVDDSSPPKFEDIPLLPPRMYPYRKKHISSVIPIPKSVGKCTPPKLSGQGFDPPFLYPEFVAKNEGSRVKYIFTLVDGLVMQMERFLKLSERSVGEGALKKPSTGTVPKCKSQNQLNMDRVGQAKYTITVNPRSREPKPHSQSKDHRSTKKREQSHSQMSRISSEPDFDLDCEFGMEHIEKFRANRVRHEFPKGRGSEYGPEKPTDTTDAAREVCADAGASITLPTMENEFSLLAIYQAANAKALKKQRKRQRRDDNVTPRPGTPMTRPCSPIEEGSPRSAGQGTFYEIFAGHRDPDQPESSILAPWRLLKAKGPPPLEDWQVEIVRFMRKYNREKKRRQRLAENNEEVEVTPRKSKSLTKLLKKLEKSRKDFEQKYSDPPNDGRKLRKLRKQTKFYKAHKRQREWLKLSRQYKRLQYLYLFKKEDLFKPDGRVVKEQASRLSIWPQKPITPRPMPRVETPKLPTNVWPADMEPDANAEVPEQVDRGQRLKNLLMDGVRLKRQEKLRHLVAPVDPLKAVYVPLLRRRTKLLYLNHSEGKMEGELQIDPDSPRSFYSTSTGLSARKGCSTRRSSFSTLSSFSCSKSMASVSTLFYDAKLPPQDVQTVDGALQKGNITCDVKTATGLPLSEAGNVPEIEEKKRAATGGYREAKKESPGYTEVPLERYSDFRRYYDIDAVSLQILHWMSRMKPKRSKPPIEGLARIAKYMDHFYWNRLLRDELFFHWFVNEGFFAAHYLTALKEAQELELLANDQLDEQIFEYMEQVNKPDGRPLPLTWQMGYVMVTSYFRVLHCRASSKKRQVEDRFLLRCRMAIVVVEHFQEEQGRRVMKDAVNCRRLLEWAFRHEGRLVRVCDEPLAYAEERAGIDTCLVMRTPNLESFNEFYYRRVMPRPDALAINPLLNKIRRYPNRGRLQLHEFDCPVQGCGTGLNSRVLMSHFLTDHCRRLEELWLSDRMVLMFYPSSYPPTTIYCICVIALLMKMPSKATPVPRIILNEELPSKYLYFAEHAPCLLMYAQVQRSTVEATAVQKLPPAAGPWEVGEGQKNTIYIFWLAIPDCNLKNVCCRVYIYCQDRSLRGRSLLDFTNMSKFKGVADLFINHPKNYLAIDYPTMASLTKDFTEMLFIEVRYVNKLVDDPEDSGDETFDV, encoded by the exons CAGAACATGTAATCCTGGCCGAGGATGTGGACGACTCGAGTCCTCCGAAGTTCGAGGATATTCCGCTTCTGCCGCCGCGAATGTATCCGTATCGCAAGAAGCACATCTCGAGTGTGATCCCAATACCGAAATCGGTGGGCAAATGCACTCCACCCAAGCTCTCAGGCCAGGGCTTCGATCCGCCCTTCCTATATCCCGAGTTCGTTGCCAAAAATGAGGGAAGTCGTGTCAAGT ACATCTTCACCTTGGTGGATGGTTTGGTGATGCAAATGGAGCGTTTTCTTAAGCTGAGCGAGCGTTCGGTTGGCGAAGGAGCCCTGAAAAAGCCTTCCACAGGCACTGTTCCCAAGTGTAAGTCTCAAAACCAGTTGAACATGGATCGAGTGGGCCAGGCCAAGTACACGATAACTGTCAATCCCCGTTCGAGGGAGCCAAAGCCACACAGTCAGTCCA AGGATCATCGTTCGACCAAAAAAAGAGAGCAGTCGCATAGCCAAATGTCGAGAATAAGTTCTGAGCCGGATTTCGATTTGGATTGCGAGTTCGGCATGGAGCACATCGAGAAATTTCGAGCCAACCGGGTTCGTCATGAGTTCCCCAAAGGACGTGGTAGTGAATATGGTCCGGAGAAACCAACTGATACTACCGATGCTGCACGGGAAGTGTGTGCAGATGCTGGAG CAAGCATCACCCTGCCGACAATGGAGAATGAGTTTTCGCTGCTCGCCATCTACCAAGCGGCCAATGCCAAGGCCCTCAAGAAGCAGAGGAAACGCCAGAGAAGGGATGACAATGTCACCCCACGACCTGGTACACCCATGACACGTCCTTGTTCGCCCATCGAGGAGGGCTCTCCCCGGTCTGCGGGCCAGGGCACGTTCTATGAAATATTCGCCGGTCACAGGGATCCCGATCAGCCCGAATCGAGCATCCTCGCGCCCTGGCGACTTCTGAAAGCCAAAG GACCTCCGCCTTTGGAGGACTGGCAAGTGGAAATCGTTAGGTTTATGAGAAAGTATAATAGGGAAAAGAAGCGGAGGCAAAGGTTGGCGGAAAATAACGAGGAGGTGGAAGTAACGCCTAGGAAATCGAAATCCTTGACGAAACTCCTAAAAAAATTGGAGAAGTCCAGGAAGGACTTTGAACAAAAATACTCCGACCCGCCCAATGATGGGAGGAAGCTGAGGAAGCTGAGGAAGCAAACCAAGTTCTATAAGGCCCACAAGAGGCAAAGGGAGTGGCTTAAGTTGTCACGGCAATACAAGCGACTTCAGTACTTGTACCTCTTCAAGAAGGAGGATCTCTTCAAGCCCGATGGTAGGGTGGTGAAGGAGCAGGCATCTAGGCTAAGTATTTGGCCCCAAAAACCCATCACCCCCCGACCCATGCCCAGAGTTGAGACACCCAAACTTCCCACTAATGTTTGGCCAGCTGATATGGAACCCGACGCGAACGCAGAAGTCCCCGAGCAGGTGGACCGGGGCCAGAGGTTGAAGAATCTCCTCATGGATGGGGTACGCCTGAAGCGGCAGGAGAAGCTGCGTCACCTGGTGGCACCCGTAGATCCCCTCAAAGCCGTCTACGTGCCCCTGCTCCGGAGGCGAACTAAGCTTCTGTACTTAAACCACTCGGAGGGGAAGATGGAAGGGGAGTTGCAAATAGATCCGGACAGTCCCAGGAGCTTCTATTCCACTTCCACGGGTCTCAGTGCCCGGAAAGGCTGTAGCACCCGCAGGAGCAGTTTTAGCACCCTCTCCAGCTTCAGTTGCTCCAAGTCCATGGCCTCGGTGAGCACCCTCTTCTACGATGCCAAGCTGCCACCACAAGATGTGCAGACCGTGGATGGGGCCCTCCAGAAAGGGAACATTACGTGCGATGTGAAGACAGCTACTGGCTTGCCTCTCTCTGAAGCTGGAAATGTACCAGAAATCGAGGAAAAGAAACGCGCAGCCACAGGGGGCTACAGGGAGGCTAAAAAAGAGTCACCTGGGTATACGGAAGTGCCACTCGAACGGTATTCCGATTTCAGGCGGTACTACGACATAGATGCCGTCTCCCTGCAGATACTGCATTGGATGTCTAGGATGAAACCCAAGCGAAGCAAGCCACCCATCGAGGGTCTGGCCAGGATCGCGAAGTACATGGATCATTTCTACTGGAATCGCTTGCTGCGCGACGAGCTCTTCTTCCATTGGTTCGTCAACGAGGGCTTCTTTGCGGCCCACTATCTCACTGCGCTGAAGGAGGcccaggagctggagctgctggCCAACGACCAGCTGGATGAGCAGATCTTCGAGTACATGGAACAAGTGAATAAGCCGGATGGGAGGCCACTCCCACTGACCTGGCAGATGGGCTATGTGATGGTGACCTCCTATTTCCGGGTGCTCCACTGCAGAGCCAGCTCGAAGAAGAGACAGGTGGAGGATAGATTCCTGCTCAGATGCCGCATGGCCATCGTGGTGGTGGAGCACTTTCAGGAGGAGCAGGGCCGGCGGGTGATGAAGGATGCGGTCAACTGCCGGCGACTGCTGGAGTGGGCCTTCCGGCACGAGGGCCGGCTTGTCCGGGTGTGCGACGAGCCGCTGGCCTATGCCGAGGAGCGGGCCGGCATCGACACCTGCCTGGTGATGCGCACCCCCAACCTAGAGTCCTTCAACGAGTTCTACTACCGCCGGGTGATGCCCCGACCCGATGCCCTGGCCATCAATCCGCTGCTCAACAAGATCCGGCGTTATCCGAACCGAGGACGCCTGCAGCTGCACGAGTTCGATTGCCCCGTGCAGGGCTGTGGCACGGGCCTGAACTCCAGGGTGCTGATGTCCCACTTCCTCACCGACCACTGCCGCCGCCTGGAGGAGCTCTGGCTCTCGGACCGCATGGTGCTGATGTTCTATCCCAGCTCCTATCCACCCACGACGATCTACTGCATCTGCGTGATCGCTTTGCTGATGAAAATGCCCAGCAAGGCGACGCCGGTGCCCAGGATCATACTCAATGAGGAGTTGCCCTCGAAGTACCTGTATTTCGCCGAGCATGCACCCTGCCTCCTGATGTACGCCCAGGTGCAGAGGTCAACGGTGGAGGCCACGGCGGTTCAGAAGCTGCCGCCGGCGGCGGGTCCATGGGAAGTCGGCGAGGGGCAAAAGAACACCATCTACATCTTCTGGCTGGCCATTCCGGACTGCAATCTCAAGAATGTGTGCTGTCGCGTGTACATCTATTGCCAGGATCGCAGTCTCCGGGGCAGGTCTCTCTTGGATTTCACGAATATGTCCAAGTTCAAGGGCGTGGCCGACCTGTTCATCAACCATCCGAAGAACTATCTGGCCATCGATTATCCCACCATGGCCTCGCTGACGAAGGACTTCACGGAGATGCTCTTCATCGAAGTGCGCTATGTCAATAAGTTGGTGGACGATCCCGAGGACTCTGGGGATGAGACCTTTGATGTTTAG